In Streptomyces griseiscabiei, a single genomic region encodes these proteins:
- a CDS encoding DUF932 domain-containing protein has translation MTVLEIPTNGTALRAPGRKDAWSILGADVSEANTAREALEMADLRDWDVRLMGNVTASEVTIHEDGVSATEVKMPDTRATVRTNPRTLATEYLSAVGRKYTPVQIEAYENVLDLARRESGAVFHKAGAYDGGKKFFISMSLPGTVRIGGVDEHNMHLTLFGSHDGSSSNSLHIGPTRLDCGNMQRIIIAGAKHKVSVPHTRSALDKLVTLENELAVLFDWQDAFEREAERMLNTPLTMGQFEKLVTSRDLWPIPTSPTTRTRKNYEERMTTLRGLFENAATQESIRGTAWAGWNAIGEYLDHYAKANTVSARAARSLSDIGAVTKKKTAAHRQLLALAA, from the coding sequence GTGACTGTTCTTGAGATCCCCACCAACGGAACCGCCCTTCGCGCCCCGGGCCGCAAGGACGCCTGGAGCATCCTGGGTGCCGACGTCAGCGAGGCGAACACCGCCCGCGAGGCCCTTGAGATGGCCGACCTTCGCGACTGGGACGTCCGCCTCATGGGCAACGTCACCGCCAGCGAGGTCACGATCCACGAGGACGGTGTCAGCGCCACCGAGGTGAAGATGCCCGACACCCGCGCCACCGTTCGCACCAACCCGCGCACCCTTGCCACCGAGTACCTCAGCGCCGTGGGCCGCAAGTACACCCCGGTCCAGATCGAGGCGTACGAGAACGTGCTGGACCTGGCCCGCCGCGAGAGCGGCGCCGTCTTCCACAAGGCGGGCGCGTACGACGGCGGCAAGAAGTTCTTCATCTCGATGAGCCTGCCGGGCACCGTGCGCATCGGCGGGGTCGACGAGCACAACATGCACCTGACCCTCTTCGGCAGCCACGACGGTTCCTCGTCCAACTCCCTGCACATCGGCCCGACCCGCCTGGACTGCGGCAACATGCAGCGCATCATCATCGCGGGCGCCAAGCACAAGGTGTCGGTCCCCCACACCCGCTCTGCCCTGGACAAGCTCGTCACGCTGGAGAACGAGCTGGCCGTCCTCTTCGACTGGCAGGACGCGTTCGAGCGTGAGGCCGAGCGGATGCTCAACACTCCGCTGACGATGGGCCAGTTCGAGAAGCTGGTCACCAGCCGCGACCTGTGGCCCATCCCGACCAGCCCCACCACCCGCACCCGCAAGAACTACGAGGAGCGCATGACCACCCTGCGCGGCCTCTTCGAGAACGCGGCCACCCAGGAGAGCATCCGGGGCACCGCGTGGGCGGGCTGGAACGCGATCGGCGAGTACCTCGACCACTACGCCAAGGCCAACACCGTCTCGGCGCGCGCCGCGCGGTCGCTGTCCGACATCGGCGCGGTCACCAAGAAGAAGACCGCCGCCCACCGCCAGCTCCTCGCGCTGGCCGCCTGA